GGTATAAAATGCTGTTTAAAAAAGAAAATGATACCAATAAGATTAGAGAATTCCTGACCTTAGTGGAAAATCCCAAAGTAGAATTACGCCACTATAAAAAACCGGTTTTGGTTTGGGCTGTGGATGAAGGAACCGTCTTTTATTCCTTCTGGGAAGAGGAAATGCTCTCTCGTTACGGACTGGATAATGTGGACGGTTGGGATTTTGAAGAAGACCTTCTTTTTTGTCCCGATTGGATTGGAGAGGCAGAAGAAGAAGATTTGGATGATTATGATTTGAACGATGAGGATATTGAAGACCTGAGTAATTTTCTTCACCATAAGCTGAACGACAAGGATTAACATTGCATATTGCCATTCTTGGAGGCGGAGGATGGGGTTTGGCATTATCTTCCCTGCTTTCCGAAAACGAGCATCAAGTTCTGGTTTGGGAATATAATCCCGAATACTTACAGCTATTAAAAGAGACGCATTCCAATCCGCATTTACTGCCGAATGTTACTATTCCGCAGCAAGTTTGTTTTACTAATGATTTTAATGAGGTTTCGGCTTTTTCTCCGGAAATTATTATCCTGGCAACACCTACCCAATTTTTGCGCTCTACTTTACATAAAACCCCTGTTTCTTTGTGGAATGGTCAGCAGCTTTTAGCCGTTGTAAATGTAGCCAAGGGAATTGAAGAAAATACCTTCAAAACCCTTGATGCCGTTATTAAGGATGAACTGCCTTTTTTACCCGAAAGTAAAATCTGTGCTTTATCCGGTCCGTCCCACGCTGAAGAAGTCGCCCGTAAAATACCTACTACAGTTGTTATTGCCGGTAGCGATGAGAATTTACTCTGCCAACTGCAAACTGTTTTCAGCAATGCTTATTTTCGCGTTTATCGCAATTTAGACCTTATCGGAGTGGAAATTGGGGGCGCAGTTAAAAATATTATTGCTATCTCAGCAGGAATAATTGGCGGATTGGGCTTTGGAGATAACACTATCGGAGCTTTATTAACCCGGGGAATTGTGGAAATCCAACGCCTCGGAGTAGCTTTGAATGCCTGCCCCGAAACCTTTTTAGGGCTTTCCGGAATCGGAGATTTGATTACTACTGCTACTTCCCTCCATAGCCGCAACAGATTTGTTGGCTGGGAAATTGGCAAAGGCAAAAAGCTTTCTGAAATATTAGCTAAAATGGAAATGGTGGCTGAGGGAGTTGCTACTACCCGCAGCGTTTATCTGTTAGCTAAAAAACTTCAAGTGGAAATGCCTATTGTAGAAAAGGTCTATCAAGTCCTTTACGAAGATATAGACCCCAGGCAGGCAATCATAGAATTGATGACCCGCGACCTCAAAGCTGAGTAAGCTTGTACCGGCGGATTTGTACCGGTGGCTTTGTACCGGCGCTCGCTGTAGCGCCGTTCTTAGTACCGGCGGACGCCGTTCCGCCGATTTTATTCTCTCACAGATTACACGGATAACACAGATTTGATTTTAGAAACGAGGATTTAAGGATTTTAGGATTTTGAGGATTTAATAGCTCTGGGATAAACAGGATTAAAGGGATTTTAGGGATTTAATAGTTCTGGAATAAATTGTGTAGAAGGAAAACATCTCTTCGCTCTCTGCCAAAATCCTTCGGTGCTTTCGGTGCTCTCGGTGGCTAATTTTTCCCTCTGCCCTCCGCCGTTTTTGGTACCGGCGGACGCCGTTCCGCCGATTCGGCGCTACAGCGAGCGCCGGTACATCCCCCCGGTACACATAGCGCCGGTACAAAAAAACCCTCTTTTCTGGTTTAGAAATTGCTTAAATACAGAATGATAGCAATAACAACTGAGAGGATATTATGCTGAAGAAGTTATTATTTTGGGCAATCATCTTTTTCGGAATAAGATATACTTTAGGGGCAGTTCGCTATACAACTTTAGAGGATTTTGAAAGCGGTGTTGTTTCTTTAAGTTCCTGGAACCCTGAAGAAGATGTGCAGCCCGATGCCTGGATTCTTGATTCTTCTACTCCCGATGGCAGTTCCTATTGTCTTAAATTAACCGGCAATTGTTACAAATTACAGCAAATAACTCCTTATACCATAGACAGCACAGGCATAATCCAGGTTCAGGTTAAAACCAGTTCTGAACCGAGAATTCAAGGTATTGGTTTCACGGATGGTGTGCATAATATTCTTTATAGTTTTGCAGGAAGCAGAGTTTTAGATATTGAGGTTTGGATACCGGTTTATCAAGGTGCATATAGTTCCGGGGTTTGGAATACCTATCAATTACCTGTAGCATCCGACTGGGAGGCATTTTGGGGTTATTTTCCTGTTCTCAACGGTATCATTTATATTAACGATTTAGACGGCATTTCCTCGCGCAGTGTATGGTTTGACAATATAATAGACATCAGTTCCGACCTTCCTGTTGCTCCAGCAGTTAGCATTACTGCTTCTTATACTGCTAAAAATACCGGTGTCTTTTTCTATAGCACCGTTTTTGACCCTGATAGTGATACATTCACTTATGAATGGGCTTTTGGCGATTCCACTTACAGCAATTTGCCCAATCCATATCATTTATATACCGTCGCTTCCGCATATCCTTATACTGTGACCTTGAAAGTGACAGATGATACCGGGAAAATTGGTTTTGCTGAAACGGAAGTTACTTTGGAAACAGGAGCATCCGGATTGCCTGTTACCCTGAATTTTGTAGGGGATATAATGCTTGCCAGAGGTTATGAAACCAGCGGAGGTATTATTCCTACATTAGGCGTTAATGCTATTTTTGCTCCTTCAAAACCTTATTTCGGAGATGCAGCAGACATCAATGTGGCAAATCTGGAAGTTGTTTTAGCCAATGTAGGGGTTCATCATCCCACCAAAAGTGTTTATTACCGTGGCAATCCTGCCAATGTAAACGGTCTTATTTATGCAGGCATAGATGTAGTTAGCACTGCCAATAATCATACTATGGATTATGGCATTGAAGCATATCAGCAAATGCAGAGTTTGTTAAATAACGCCGGGATACTATATAGCGGTTGTGGAGCTAATTCTTATGAGGCATATTTACCTGCTTTTTACAATTGCCGGGGTTTGAATATTGCTTTTTTAGGCAGTTCGGATAGAACCGGTCAATACAATAATGCGCAACCTTTTTTACAAGCGGGTTACAGTAAACCTGGTTTTGCCTATATGACGCCCTATTATGTGGAACAGCAACTTCAAGCGGTGGAAGGTATTGCCGACCTTAAAATTGTAGAAATGCACGGAGGCAGTGAGTATTCTCTTACTCCCGGTGCAGGTTATGATAAGGTCTTCAATCCTTTTTTGGAAGATACCGGGGATGAGGATTATTTCTATCGTAACGATGTTCCCCATCAATGGGATATAGCCATCAGGCACAGCGCTATTGATTGTGGTGCCGATTTGGTTATAGTGCATCATCCGCATATAATTCAGGGCTTGGAACTATATCAAAATAAACTGATTGCCCATTCGCTGGGAAATTTTGTGTTTGATTTGGATTATCCGGAAACGATGCCAACTATGATTCTTTACGCCGATGCCTATTTTGACGGCTTTCGGAACTTTCGGATTAAACCCTTTTATATAGATCACTATATTCCCGAACCCACAACCGGCAATTTGGCTGTTTACATTTTAGATTACTTAGCCAGCCGGTCTCGGGAGCTCAATACTCGTGTGTTTGTAGATTATGAGGCATTGGAAGCAAAGGTTTTAATGGAGGATGAAAATCCCCCTGTTACAGCTACCGAATTTAACATTCAGCAGCAATTACTAAATCATAGCGAGGGAATGAGCGAAACTGTTCCTATTAAGTTACCGCGTAGGGGTTCTATAAGCAATGTTACTCTCATTGAGCCACCCGCGGAATATGAGTATCGCTTAGGGCAGGAACATATCTGGTATGGTAATTTTGAAAACGAGGGTTGTAATTTATGGGTGCCACCGGCATATTCTTTAACGGATTATATTGATGGAGCCCGGAGCGCTAAACTTAGTACCAGCGGTTCATCAACTGTAACTTCCGCTATTCCCAATCGCTGCAAGATGTATGACAATACTCAAAAATACACTTTGCACGGTTGGATAAAGGCAGATAATGTTGCCAATGCCAATATCGCCATTAGATTCTATACAACCAGAACAAGTCCTACACCTGCATATACCGCTAATATATCCGATAGCGTTATTGAAACGAGTGAATGGACTTTTTACCAGAAAGAACTTACGCTTCCTGAAAATGTATATTATTACGATATTCGTTTACAGGCAACAGGTAACACAGGAACAACAGGATTTGCCTTGTTTGACGATGTGGGGTTAATTGAATGGACGCAATGGACAGCTTTAGACCCCTTGGCAAATATTCCCTGGCCTAATAATTATTACTGGATTCAAGCCCGGACTGCCGATACCCCTAAATCAATATATTTATCGCTTATTGAGCGCAGTTTTAGCAGACATCTCGTAACTAAAGAAAACCATATTACCCAAGTGCAACCCGAAATCCAAATTGTGCCCAATCCCTTTAATCCTGAAACCGTTATCCATTGCAATTTACCGGCTGCAGGGAAAACAACTTTGAGAATATATAATATTAAAGGTCAATTGGTGAAAGAACTTTATAATGGAGAATTGGAAGCAGGAAATCATCATTTTAATTGGAATGCCAAGGATTTTAACAACCGTTCTGTGGCTTCAGGAATTTATTTTATTTCGCTGGAAAATAGAAAAAGCAAGATAATTCGGAAAGCATTACTGCTTAAATAAGCGAAATTTCCTTGACGAAATAGACAGCTAAGAATATTATGTTATATATAAAGAGAACGAAAGGAGCCCAAATGCGTAAATTTCTATTAGCTATAATTCTCTTAATGCTTTCTTATTGCCTGATGGCTGAAGAAGCAGACACGCTAAAGATAAATCTTGCCCTGCTAAATCCTCAAGAAATTAATCTTGAACTACGGGTCTATGCTCCTATGCAAAGAATCTATGTTACTGCTAATTTTTCTGTGGAAAAGGATTCCCTGCCCGAAGCAATGTATCATAGTATATTTTTAACTAAAGATGCTAGAATTGAATACATTCTGATTAACGATAAGTTTGTGCCTCCGATTTATTCTTCTAATCTTGTGCCGGAACACTTCAATCCTGTTTTCCCCTACCCCGATATGCTGAAAGAAAATAGTAACCTGAATTGCCTCAGCTTCTATCTGCCTAATTATGAAGGAAAAATAAACTTCACCCTGCGCTATTCCATCCCTATCCCTGACTGGATTAAGGAAACAGACATTCGCGGTTATGTTACTTTCTCCTCTAACCAAAATTGGTATCCCCGAAATTTGACCGGCAACTGCAAGGTGTATGCCCGCTTGCTAAGCTCAAACTATTATACAATGGAACTCGGAACCCAATGCACGATTAAAGAAAAGGATGGAGTTCGCACAACTGAGGGTTATTTTATTGATTCCCCTGCAGAACAGACAATATTGAAAATTATTAAGGGCTAAATTAGCTCAGTTGGTAGAGCAACTGATTCGTAATCAGTAGGTCGGGGGTTCAAGTCCCCCATTTAGCTCCACTTTAGCGGAGAGCGTTTTGTACCGGCGCTCTTTGTACCGGCGCTCTTTGTACTGGCGCTCTTTGTACCGGCGCTCGCTGTAGCGCCGAATAAAAAAAACGGCGGAACAGCGTCCGCCGGTACCAAAAACGGCGGAACGGCGTCCTCCGGTACAAAGTAAGGCGTCCTCTGTTTATACAAGCTACCACAAACCTCTTATAAATCTATCCTCTAAATCCTGAAATCCTTAAATCCTCGTTTTTAGAATTATATCTGCGTATTCTGTGTTATCTGCGTAATCTGCGTAATCTGCGTGAAATACAAAAAGCGGAGAAATGGCGGGAACTTCTTTTTTCCCTGTGATAAAAGGTCGGAGTCACCCCTCACAAGAAAATTTTCCGTCCCCGCCAAATAGCAAAAGTGATTATATCATAGCAGGTTTTTTTGTAGTTATGAATTATTCTTTAGGGTTGGGTGGATTAAGCAATTCCTCCAAGTGTTTTATATATTTCTCAGCTCCACCGGGTCTATAACCGGTGCGGGCAATTTCCTGGCTTTTTTCATTTATAATAACTATAGTGGGAAAGCCCTCAACCTTGTATTCTTTCAATTTTTGCTGATTAAATGCTTTCAACTTGTCGCTTTGTTCTATCTCCCGCGGAAAATCAACTTTCAGCAAGATGAAGTTGCCCTTCGCATATTTAATAAATTCGTCTTTACTGAAGACCTCTTCTTCCAATTTTTGACACCAGATACACCAGTCAGAACCGGTAAAATCAACAAGAACTGGACGAGCTAAAGATTGAGCCATTTTCATTGCTTCATTCCAATCCGTAAGCCATACACCAAGTTTCTTTCCAGAACTTTTCAATTGTTCTTGCTCTTCTTTGGTTTTTTCACCAGGTGCCTCATTAGGATTGCAGCCCAAAACAACCACTGACAAAGTAAGCAGTAGGATTAAAATCCATTTCATAATTGAACCTCCAATTTGTTAATAAAAACTTCAGGAATTATCTTCGCGGCTTTTTCCAGCATAGCATTCACAGCACAGTATTTCTCCAGGGAAAGGTTAACTGCTTTGGCAATTTTATCAGCTGGAAGGTTATCACCTTTAAAATTGTAGGTTATAGTTATCGTATGATAAATAATAGGATGCTCAGCGGCAGATTCACCCTGAGCATCCATTTCTAAAGTATAGTCCTTTATTCCCATTTTTTCCAGAATGGAAACAACATCCATTCCACTACAGCCACATAAAGCAGCCAGTAATAAAGGTTTTGGTCTCGGACCTTGATCACTTCCTCCAAAATAGGGATCGGCATCCATAATCAGCTGATGACCATTTACTTCAGCTGTAAAGGTCATCCCTCCAGACCAAACTGTTTTAACGCGCGTAGGCATTATTATCCTGCAATCGTCTCTTTCAATATTTCTTCATATTTATCCACATAGAGTTGAAGGGCTTTATAAACCGATTCTACATCTTTTGCCGGGATTTTTTTCAAAATTTTTGCCTGCTGGTCTAAAACTGTTTGTAAGCTATTAGCTGCCAGTTTTTTCCCTTTTTCAGTAATCATAGCAAACCAGCAACGCCGGTCTTCTTCCGACGGTTCACGAATAACCAATTGTTTAGCAACAAGGTTATCCATTATTCGGGTAATCCGGCTATGGGAAACATTCAGTTCTTTAGCCAATTCGTTCATATTGACAGGACCGTTTACCTTATAAAGGTAGTTAAGTAGCATACACTCCATTCGTCCTGCTTGTAAGCATGCTTTCTGAGCATAGTCAATTTCACTCAAAACCATTTGCAAGCGGGTGATGAGCTCGTGGAATTTTTTTGCATAATCAGCCATTTGATTCTCCTTTTTTAGTATTATTTAAGTTTAATAAACGCTTGATCTTCTCGCGATCATAACCGACAACCGGGATATTATTTATCCATAATTGCGGAACTCCTTCCTCTCCGCTTTTGCGGATCATATCATTACGAGCCGCAACATCTTTGGATACATCAATATCCGTAAAACTCTGGTCTTGTGACTTCAGATACTCCTTCACTTTCTTGCACCAGATACAAGAAGGAGTAGAAAATACAATCACTTTCGCAGCCATTTTTATATCCTCAGTTCATATAATAGTGCAATTATTCCAAAAGCCAAAAAAAATATTTTGGTCTTGAAATATTATGCCAATGACAGCCATCAATAAACAAAAGCAATAAAATGCCATAAAAGACAATTATCTAAGCGAACCGTAAAATTTCTTGCCATAAAATAACTCTGATTTATTGTGGCAAAAAATATGAGGTTGATTTTATGGCAACTATTTTCTTCTGCACTGATTGCGGTTTTGAAACCAGCAAATGGAGTGGAAAATGCCCTGCCTGCGGTGCTTGGGGCACTTTAAAAGAATCCACTCGCGTAACCGGAAAAAATAATAAACCTATAGACACATTTCCTAAAGCCATACCGGAAAGAATTATTGATCTGGTATATGATGAATATTCCAGAACAGTAACCGGGATAAGAGAATTTGATCTGGTTCTGGGAGGTGGAATTGTAACCGGGATGATGATTTTAATAGGGGGCGAACCGGGAATTGGCAAATCTACATTGATGCTGCAACTTTCAGAATGGATGGGAAGACAAAATAAAAAA
This Candidatus Cloacimonas sp. DNA region includes the following protein-coding sequences:
- a CDS encoding NAD(P)H-dependent glycerol-3-phosphate dehydrogenase, yielding MHIAILGGGGWGLALSSLLSENEHQVLVWEYNPEYLQLLKETHSNPHLLPNVTIPQQVCFTNDFNEVSAFSPEIIILATPTQFLRSTLHKTPVSLWNGQQLLAVVNVAKGIEENTFKTLDAVIKDELPFLPESKICALSGPSHAEEVARKIPTTVVIAGSDENLLCQLQTVFSNAYFRVYRNLDLIGVEIGGAVKNIIAISAGIIGGLGFGDNTIGALLTRGIVEIQRLGVALNACPETFLGLSGIGDLITTATSLHSRNRFVGWEIGKGKKLSEILAKMEMVAEGVATTRSVYLLAKKLQVEMPIVEKVYQVLYEDIDPRQAIIELMTRDLKAE
- a CDS encoding CapA family protein, yielding MLKKLLFWAIIFFGIRYTLGAVRYTTLEDFESGVVSLSSWNPEEDVQPDAWILDSSTPDGSSYCLKLTGNCYKLQQITPYTIDSTGIIQVQVKTSSEPRIQGIGFTDGVHNILYSFAGSRVLDIEVWIPVYQGAYSSGVWNTYQLPVASDWEAFWGYFPVLNGIIYINDLDGISSRSVWFDNIIDISSDLPVAPAVSITASYTAKNTGVFFYSTVFDPDSDTFTYEWAFGDSTYSNLPNPYHLYTVASAYPYTVTLKVTDDTGKIGFAETEVTLETGASGLPVTLNFVGDIMLARGYETSGGIIPTLGVNAIFAPSKPYFGDAADINVANLEVVLANVGVHHPTKSVYYRGNPANVNGLIYAGIDVVSTANNHTMDYGIEAYQQMQSLLNNAGILYSGCGANSYEAYLPAFYNCRGLNIAFLGSSDRTGQYNNAQPFLQAGYSKPGFAYMTPYYVEQQLQAVEGIADLKIVEMHGGSEYSLTPGAGYDKVFNPFLEDTGDEDYFYRNDVPHQWDIAIRHSAIDCGADLVIVHHPHIIQGLELYQNKLIAHSLGNFVFDLDYPETMPTMILYADAYFDGFRNFRIKPFYIDHYIPEPTTGNLAVYILDYLASRSRELNTRVFVDYEALEAKVLMEDENPPVTATEFNIQQQLLNHSEGMSETVPIKLPRRGSISNVTLIEPPAEYEYRLGQEHIWYGNFENEGCNLWVPPAYSLTDYIDGARSAKLSTSGSSTVTSAIPNRCKMYDNTQKYTLHGWIKADNVANANIAIRFYTTRTSPTPAYTANISDSVIETSEWTFYQKELTLPENVYYYDIRLQATGNTGTTGFALFDDVGLIEWTQWTALDPLANIPWPNNYYWIQARTADTPKSIYLSLIERSFSRHLVTKENHITQVQPEIQIVPNPFNPETVIHCNLPAAGKTTLRIYNIKGQLVKELYNGELEAGNHHFNWNAKDFNNRSVASGIYFISLENRKSKIIRKALLLK
- a CDS encoding thioredoxin family protein, whose product is MKWILILLLTLSVVVLGCNPNEAPGEKTKEEQEQLKSSGKKLGVWLTDWNEAMKMAQSLARPVLVDFTGSDWCIWCQKLEEEVFSKDEFIKYAKGNFILLKVDFPREIEQSDKLKAFNQQKLKEYKVEGFPTIVIINEKSQEIARTGYRPGGAEKYIKHLEELLNPPNPKE
- a CDS encoding OsmC family protein, producing MPTRVKTVWSGGMTFTAEVNGHQLIMDADPYFGGSDQGPRPKPLLLAALCGCSGMDVVSILEKMGIKDYTLEMDAQGESAAEHPIIYHTITITYNFKGDNLPADKIAKAVNLSLEKYCAVNAMLEKAAKIIPEVFINKLEVQL
- a CDS encoding MarR family transcriptional regulator; this translates as MADYAKKFHELITRLQMVLSEIDYAQKACLQAGRMECMLLNYLYKVNGPVNMNELAKELNVSHSRITRIMDNLVAKQLVIREPSEEDRRCWFAMITEKGKKLAANSLQTVLDQQAKILKKIPAKDVESVYKALQLYVDKYEEILKETIAG
- a CDS encoding glutaredoxin domain-containing protein, encoding MAAKVIVFSTPSCIWCKKVKEYLKSQDQSFTDIDVSKDVAARNDMIRKSGEEGVPQLWINNIPVVGYDREKIKRLLNLNNTKKGESNG